The Vicia villosa cultivar HV-30 ecotype Madison, WI unplaced genomic scaffold, Vvil1.0 ctg.000673F_1_1, whole genome shotgun sequence DNA window CTAATCACAAGTAAATTCAAATTTGTAGAAAAATCCACATGTTACTAAAAAATTGGCACCTCCactttaattgattttataaaacatggttataTTGAGAATTATGGATAAATATTAGTTAGTTTGAGCTTATTTGTAGATAATTATCACACTATCCGGCCgctaaaacatgatttttccgtgtcttattttttaaaataattttcaatttaaaatatttatacatcattttttatttttatcattatattcttatttattattttctctctaCTTACCCACTCCATTAActataattaattagaatattataataaataaactaattatatatatatatatatatatatatatatatatatatataagaattgTTTCGGTCTGATCAATTGCCCAATAAAATTTGGTCAATTACATACACTACGTTGATTAATGAACATATGTATTTTCACTTTAAAGCACAGCATTAGAGCACACCACCATCCTCATCTTTACCACTTATTACATTTAACGACCCTCTGCAATTCAAGTTGGATTAACCATGTCGGTTTTAGCCATCGCCATTATATAAGCGTAAATTTAAGTTATCCTCGAGTATTCTTCTCATTCATATTGCTTAGTTTAACGTCATATACACATTGACTTGAACATTGGAGTGATAACTTTACATATATTCTTCCCTTTTGATCATTAAATACCTCAACCACTAACCATAAGCATTTCCATTATGGTCATCTTCTGCATCTCAAACATTATATATtctaagggtcatgctaacgagtgccccaggggcactggttaagcattcctaataaagaaaatatgcatattcaatacattgaatatacacaatattctttaaaaaaaattaattatctatGTTTTCATGCATTGATTACAtatattttaggtaaaaaactgatctttttactttattaaacaatggttaacttacctttttaatctcttaaccagtgcccctggggcactcgttagcattacccataTTCTAATACAAAATAATGACGCCAATTGTAGACACCGTTTTTTGATTTCACGATTTTTTTCATCAATTTGCTCTTATATTCCCAACTGTGCTACCGCAACCGTTTTTATTAACAACTCTGATCACCATAATTGTTACAATTAACCGTTTTGAAGACTGTTAATCTTCTCGCATCCTCTTTCCACTATCTTCTCTAATTGTAAGATCTAAGGTAACTTGATCAGCTGCTCACTGCAACATATTTCCTGCTCCTGATGTCCGGTCAATAATTCAAATGCTTCAAGACAACGCAAATCGAATTCTCACTAATAAATGTTTAACTAGAATCATTCGATCAATCGCAACATAACTCATATCCTAACTTTTCTTCAGATTATTTTGTTCCAACATCAATTTTTTTCATCGTCATATCACCGTCAACTCTATCTTCTACCATCGATTTATTCCTCCAGATTGAAATTGTCACACAATATTCAACAACTCCAAGCCTAGGAATAATAGGCTCCAAAAAACTCATGATGAGCTTATTCAACCTCATACAACAACAGAATGCGAGTTCTTTTGTGTCAAAATGAAAAGAATCATCAAAGTCAACCTCCTTCATATGTAGCTTAGTATGAGAGAGCTCTCTATTTTATAAGATAAACACCCTTGGGTTTGACGTATCTAGTTCCATCACTTATAGATTTATCACCTTGGTCTCAATTCGGGAAGAAACATAACAAATTTATAAATCATTGCTAAGGTCGATAAAAAGGGTTTATGGGTTTCCTAAGTTGACCATAACATAAGAGTTAATGTAAATCAGAGAAAAGAAAAGGTTAAGAGGTAAGTATCTTATGTTTTAATACAAgttttgaagatatgaagatcAAGGTGAGTAAAAATAAAGAACTTGAAATCCAGAAAGTCTAAACAATGATCGCGAGAATCAGAATAGAAGAAGGGAATCAATCTCAAAGGCAAAAAAAAGGTTAGAAAAGTGAAAACCATCTTTAAATTCCCTATTTATATACATAAGGGCATCAAGATCAACGACGGGGATCCAATGGAAAAATCAAAAGTCATAACCAAAGGTCAGGATGAAGCCACAATTCTATAATGGCATTCGAGTGCCCTAAGCACATCACTTCCCTATCATAAGCGTGTGAGGGTTACTGGTGTTTATTTTCTACATCTCACACTTCCATTGATGTTGTATGAAATAAGAATCTTACATAATCTAATTACAACATTTTTATGAGACGAAGAGACTTTTTTTTGCCATAACTCTATATATAAATACATTTCTTTTGTCTCTAGAATTGATGTCACTTcacattaaaatttaaaactttaaatttcaaagtaatttttaaacttagatttattattcaactcatttttatataaaaacattaaaacataaatcactttatttTAAACTCACTTTTAATCCAAATAAATTTTGCAAAATAGATTCACTCAAAATCGATTTCATAATCATAAAACCAAATACACTCTAAATTGTTTATCTAACATTGACCTAATCTAAAACTAACAAAATTATTTGAAGTGCACTGGTAAATGCAATTTTGTGgtagaataaatatcaaccaacaAACAACCAACATCTTATCATCTTTATATCCATACAAGAAGAATGTATGGAAAGAGTAGACAATACTTAAATAAGCAATTACTAGTTCCCCTCTGTTTTTACCCCTCTTCAATGTACTCTATCATGTCAATAAAATACTACCAACACTAAAATTATTCAATACCATAGTAACAAGCAAACTCATTGGCCCATTAGGGAAACACTCACATTTCCCTTTCTCCCAAAATCAGGTCCCATCCCATCCTTTCTTAGATTCTCCTCCCACAACCATTTCCTCAAACACATAACATAATCATCATAAAACTCATCTTCCTCAAACTCCCACAGACACTTCCTCAAACTCCACCATGCCAAGTGCTAACAGCACCTCCCCCAAACCCTTCAAACCCAACAAATCCACCTCCTTTTTCAACTGcaaaaaaacaaatctctactCTCTCCTAGCTCTTCTTTGCATCATTTCCTACCTTTTAGGTTCATACCAAAACaacaccaccacaacaacaacaaccacaaaagTCACCAAACCTCAATGTCTCCAAAAAAACCCAAcaaaaaaccaaaaccaaaaccaaaaaacAACCAACCTAGATTTCTTCCCACACCACAACCTATCAGACCCAATATCCTCCTCCACCACATCCTCCACCTCCTCCAACCATTACCCATCCTGCACCCCCTCCCTAACAGACTACACCCCCTGCGAAGACCGCGCACGCTCCCTAAAACACACGCGCGACAGAATGATTTACCGCGAACGACACTGTCCAAAGAAAAACGAAATACTAAAATGTCGTGTTCCAGCACCCAAGGGTTACAAAAACCCATTCCCATGGCCCACAAGTAGAGACATGGCATGGTATGCAAATGTACCTTACCGTCATTTAACGGTGGAGAAAGCAGTTCAAAACTGGATCCGTTTTGACGGTGACAGATTCCGTTTTCCTGGTGGTGGTACCATGTTCCCAGATGGTGCTGATAAATATATTGACGATATTGGAAAGCTTATAAATCTTAAAGATGGTTCTGTTCGAACCGCTGTTGATACTGGCTGTGGGGTAAGCATTTTTTTTCAagcttcatttatttttaaattcatttttgtttatataaatattcaattataaattaatttatcattaattcatttttaatcagaattaatttaattttttttactgctAATTATAAGTACGTTCAATAGTGTTGTTTTTGTATTTTAGATGAAAGAAACTAGTACTTTATTAAGTAACAAAATTGGAGTGAAAGTTGACATTTTTGTCTTGAAGGTTAACGTATCTATTTCTTTTGTCGTTGTCTTTATATTTTTTTCGTAAGATTTTAATCTAGTGGTACATTTTACTTTTAGCCACAACTTTCATTTGCTTTCACATACTTCTAGGACTAAAAAGATAATTTTACCATTCATAACAAAATTTTGCACATATTATGAATGTTTTTCTATTATATCTACatctaaaaatgatttttaaagaaTAGTATTTTTTGTGTATAAATAGCAGTATTACATTTTTTAGTAGTAGTACTAACTAAGGAAGGTTTTTTTGGTTGATATGAACCCAAGGAAGTTTTTTTTATGAACcaaagtagggtttattttgtttatagtaTGAAGTTAAGGAATGATATAGTATCTCCTTTCCTATGAAATAGGAAATGTGAACATGGCATATGGCTGGCGTAAGGTTCCAAAAATGGAAATTGATAGGGTGTTTTGTCTTTGTATGGGGTAGGCTTTTGGGATATTATTGTCATGGGGTATAGTAATTTGTTCTTTTCTCTCAAACAATTTTCTAGTCAATTCATGCTTTTAATCAATGGGCCCAAAATAAGTGTAAATCACTgtcttacttttttttttcattactcATTTGCTTTTTTATTTACTCTATTGTCAATAAATTATTTCATAATGTATTTTGTATTTATAATTAAGTTTAATGGTAGTGTATTTTTCAGTGTGAAGAAGTTTTGCACAGAtatgtaattaaaatattttaaaatgttaaattatataagtattttaaaatttactgTCTGACTTGACGTAATACATAATTTTCATTAATTAACAGTGTAAAAATCATTTACATTGGCAGTCTACTATCCATTTTCTCTTTATAATTATATAcatgtaaaattaaaaatattgattttacaGTGTTAAaagtaatatattaataaaaaaataatgttttttactATAAAAAGCTATctgaattaataaaaatattttaaaatgattgaCTATTctcaatataatattaattacttttttcaattatatttttacCTAATATTTTTTAGATCAtttctaatttaatattattttaaaatagatatTATCCCATTTCATCATTTTTCCTTATCACACTCTAAACCAATAATTTTATAGGTAGAATTCAGTATAATagagtaatatttttttttgtatatttttctgattttgcaTTTAGTATTcttttaaagaaatttataattagtATTCTTAATACACATGTTAACACGATCCTTTAATAAATTTCCTGGGATGAATGATTTACATGTAAAAGTATTGTTTAAAAAATGGCTTAAATGCACCCTTGGTTCccgtaagttagcgagtttttgattttcgtctctgtaagtttttttttggtatgagtccctatatgtcactttcgcgtttgttttagtccctaaaatcaaaatccgcaggaaaatccgcagaaaaacctgcagattttcgtGCGGatttttggctttagggactaaaccacaagcaaaaagtaagatataaggattcataccaacaaaaaaaacttacagggacgaaaaacaaaaactcgctaacttacagggaccaaaagtgcatttaagtctTAAAAAATTGATATTAGATAACTTATATGTAAGCTAtaaattgttgatttttgtttgtttgtttgttacaTTAGTACTATTTTGTGATATAAAAATAGTCAATACATTTGGATAATGGTATCTGTATGTGCCCTTTGCTGATCAGATTGGGCCATTCATGAAAGGATATAAAAATGGAAGATTTCTGACACTATTTTTGCATTTCAGCAATGCCTAGAGATTCGCTATGATAAATTTAACATTATTCCTATACCTAGTATCATAATTTAACCCCACAATTAACGTTAAGTTTAATGACAAGAATAtcactaaaataaaaaaatcatgtcTCGTGCAAGTGACTACAATAGGAATGGACCGGGGCTAGGTAGCTGTTTTTCCAGGAAATATGGGCATCTAGATCATTGACTATACATCTAGGTCATTTTCTAAACTTATGATATACTTATATATAAATCGATAAAAAAAACTTGAGCTGTGCTACTTTGACACCATTTTGTATATACACGGTAGCTTACATCTATTGCTGCAACAAAGTAATTGGCTTGACACATAACTCAAAgttcaaataaattattaaaaaataaaaatagtatattttGTGTATCAAATTACGGTGCAGTGTTACAAAATGGTGTAAGTATAGCTTTTCTCAAAAAACTTTAGACATTTTAGTGTCTCGATGTCCATAAATTACATTTcatgaattataaaaaaaattgtattaaatgCACGTGCTGGTCATATGACTAAAGGGTTCCATAAAAGATTCGATCCATCCCTACAATGATGTTCATGTTATAAGCTTTATTCTTTGtcattaataaaaagaaaaataatgatgagatagagaaaaataaaataaaacatgattgaattaTTTTGTAATTCAACTAGAAAAAACCTAAAATAAATATGAGAaatattatttttacaaattgcttattaaaaaaaaaaattatttttacactataAATGACTTTTAAACCGTAATATTAtacgtttttgtttttttaaaatatttagttattaattttcttttgttcTGATACAACAATATAGATATCTATGCTATATTTGATCCGGTGTACATGAATGGTGTATGTTTTTTACACCTACTACTTTATGTAATATTATGATTAATTAATCAATCTTAACTAATTTATTACAAAGCATTAACTAAAAACTACATGTAACTAAACATAACTATTAAGAATTCAAGATCGTCTTTAAGGTCGTGCAAAGCGGGTTATCGCATAGAGtctcaaattttttatgattaaacTATAACTAAAAAGGGCCTCATAAATATTTGCCACTATTAAAATGAGGTTAATTAGGACCTCTAATTATTTTGTCATGGTTAAACCATGACTAAcctacacagggcctccaaaatATTGAGACGGCCTTGATTaagataattattatttattgataatAAGATTTGAGTTAAATAATGATAATATGTATTTCAGGTTGCTAGTTGGGGTGCATATCTTTTATCACGTGACATATTAACAGTGTCAATTGCACCAAGAGACACTCATGAAGCACAAGTTCAATTTGCTCTTGAAAGAGGTGTTCCTGCTATTATTGGTGTCTTAGCCTCTAAAAGATTGCCTTTCCCTTCTAGAGCTTTTGACATGGCACATTGTTCTAGATGCCTCATTCCATGGCCTGAATATGGTATGCAAACTCAACTCTTTTGATTCATGCAATATCTATTGGATAATGCTAAGGGTACACTTCACTTAGATAACTAAACCGAATTGAATTGGATTATAATAAGAAATCATCTGGATTGAACTGAACCGTTTTAATTTATTCATAACTAAATTTGTGTTGATTTTTTCAGATGGACTTTATCTAAATGAAATTGATAGAATCCTACGCCCTGGAGGGTATTGGATTTTATCCGGACCACCAATTCGTTGGAAGAAATATTGGAAAGGATGGGAAAGAACAAAAGAAGATTTGAATGATGAACAGACCAAAATTGAGAATGTTGCTAAAAGCCTTTGTTGGAACAAATTAGTTGAAAAAGATGATATTGCTATTTGGCAAAAgcccaaaaaccattttgattgCACACAAAATAGGCCTTTTTGCCAAGAGGATAATAACCCTGATAAAGCTTGGTATGTGCCTCATTTTTCTATCATATCTTATGTTTAAATTTTATTCACCATGATATTGTTAGGTTGAACATCATGATTAGGGTTCAAACCCTGTTACTTAAGATTGTGCGTgattttcttattattataatcACTTCGTCTATCTGcagagaaaaatatttatttttttaatcgtGTTTTTTTAGGTACACAAACATGCAAACATGTTTGAATCCACTACCTGAAGTGTCCAACAAAGAAGAAACATCACGTGGAGCATTAAACAATTGGCCTCAAAGATTAAAATCAACTCCACCAAGGATTTCAAAAGGGACCATAAAAAGTGTCACACCACAAACATTCTCAAAAGacaatcaactatggaacaaaaGAGTATCATATTACAAAAAAGTTAACAATCAACTAGGAAAAGCCGGTAGATACCGCAATTTGTTAGACATGAATGCTTACTTGGGTGGATTTGCAGCTTCACTGGTTAAATATCCAGTTTGGGTTATGAATGTTGTTCCAATTCAAGCTAAAGTTGATACTCTTGGAGCAGTTTATGAAAGAGGGTTGATTGGATTGTATCATAATTGGTTAGTGAAGTGTTTGCTttcttttttattagtttttttggaCTTTCAAAAGAGTTTGATTTGAAGTTTAATTGTTTATTTGCAGGTGTGAAGCTATGTCTACTTATCCTAGAACTTATGACTTAATTCATGCTGATTCTGTGTTTAGCCTTTATAATGACAGGTatgcatttatttttttatatgatttatttttcaaatataatgAATAAGTAATCTATAGTTTATAAATAGATTATATATATTGACTAATAGATGAATATATTGAACaactaataaatatatatatcttATCAAAGTCGTCTTAATTTTTTTGAAGCTGATATCTAGATTAgttaacaaatattttatgatgTCTATTTAAATACGGTTTAATTATGATAAATTTTGAACCATATATGATAACATCTATCTTACATGCCCTCAAAACCAATGGAAAAAAACTTTTGACCCGAGTAATGATTAACTTGTCTTTTTGGTTTATAGATGTGAATTGGAAGACATATTGCTAGAGATGGATAGGATTCTTAGACCAGAAGGAAGTATAATAATTAGAGATGATGTTGATATATTGGTCAAAGTAAAAAGCATAATCAATGGCTTAGATTGGGAGAGTCAAATTGTGGATCATGAAGATGGACCTCTTGAAAGGGAGAAACTTTTATTTGCTGTCAAAAAGTATTGGACCTCTTCTGTCTCTAATGATGATTCTAGTTAAGAAGTGAGAATTGTATTTTTGAATGACATAAGTTgttcgaaaatatatttttagacattataaaatttgtattttttcAGATGTGTGTATATCTGAACTCATGTTGGAGATTGAGaatttttttatagtttatttcatttttattttattagttttcttttcttatttttgtttttgttaaattGTAAAATTGTTGCCTTTTGGGGATTATGGAAGCAAACTTTATTGAATGGAAATTCAGTTTATTTGTGTAGACATCAATGCAGAATTCTAAGGGCTTATCTCTGAAATGATTTGCTCACAAGTGTcattaataattttttcaattttataatcTTTTAGGGAAAGTAGCTTTATTGAgagtgtattttttttaatatatactcCCTCCATTCTTATATATAAGCAAAATTTTCACATTTCACACATACcaataaaacatttttaaaatatatctttcgaaataattatgttattttatcatataataaataaaaattaatctttatattttaattattttattttatcttaaagAATCATAAATCAAATTTGATTCTTCAGTTCATATATTTCCATAGCAAATAAAAATACAAActacataaaaataattataaatgcaTTAAAtttagtttcttttatttttatcataatcaaaaattaataaaattgtttattttatgtCTACTGTAACCCTTGGATGAGAGAATTTTTGGAGAAATAACTATTGATACCTATATAGTTTGAAGAATTTTTATGTCTACTAACCCTTGGATGGGAGAATTTTTGGAGAAATAACTATTGATACCAATATAGTTTGAAGAATTTTTATTGAATGCTTTGTTATAATCTTATGTGACATATTCTAAAAGTGAGTTAAGATCCAAACGTTATCAAATATATTAAAGATCATTTGCACCTTGAAGATGTTTTGATTTTGATCTATTAAACTTTTAAACATGTATCtaaattttttatacaattaATAATCTTTTATAgggagataaaaataataataaataataataacttttttattaccattattattacattttatgtgcctaattaattcaattaaaccactatttttacaaattatatttttaaaagattaaGAAATTAAACGAATATAGTACTAATTTTATTGAAGATTTGTTGACAATTTTATTAGGAatctactttaatatataaaaaccaGTTTGAGAGATTTTTTCATACCCTTAAACGTAATTACACACTTAAACTTATTCAATTGTCTTTAGccctaattaattataatatttttatttgaatgagTAGTCCATTTAACACGCTGCCTTTTAGTCATTCCATACTAATTATTAACCATTTTAAATACAATTTgtagaaaattttaataaaattaaaccgtTAATAATACATGGAACAATTAATCTGAAATTCTATCAATTTGATAAGAAAAGTTTTATTGTccaattttatcatttaattattttttattataatcaatGTTGTCGTTaagtttttttctttataaatgtAATTCTTATTAACAAAAttactaatttatttaataaaatattaaatagttttattttattttatcgcaaTCCTTTGTCATTGATTAAACTGAACCTGTTAGACAAAAAAATAGATTGATCTTATATACGTTCATTCATATGGTGAAAAAGTAAAGGACCTAATAGAGGTAGATTTTAGTTGTAGTAGGTGGTAATAATTAATCGTCTTTTTTAattagaagtttgaagaaaatgtcatcgggaatatgtagttttaagtgataataattagtcttttttttaacatttgcaattattaatattctttaagaaataattgatctactattataataactactatcataataagaaaatcaatgtctaccaaaattaatttcatgtccaagtttaaacaaatattttaatccgattttcatgccttcaattgtctttttttcatcatcaactcatattagcatgccttatgtatttaatatttgacaatatctaaaaataatcattatttttttgcatgctacaagtttttcaatcaattccaatatctaaaagtaatcattacggttaattaatcataaaaaaggtGGAATTCATATAACTCTCTACTTTCCCTACAATATCAATAAATATATAGTACcttgacataattcaaattcaaatagaggaatcagtataaaataattgtaaataaacatacaaaaaagattttgtatagaattaaaaattaaaaattaaatgtatataacacctttcaatacgcattattgtatcttccccattgaaaatagttgacattaattctaatttatattcattcctttaatatctataaaaaaaaatatttgacattaattctaatttatattcatttcattaaatatatcaaatataaagaaagagTTGGTATCTAAATCTTTTTCTAtcaagattataaataaaattataagttattttttatttaataaatgttctatttttgttattggatttgcaatttgaattaaatatttttgttgtttttattccattgcattattattttttattcggtatgagtagctaacacaaatatgagaaattaacgacatatatgtgataagtaacattaatattaataatatacatctttTGTATAGATTTTTGTttgataaatcaaattaaatatatatttaaagttaaataatgagatttaaatgtgttgcattgaattataatatgtcattttattattttttgtttcttgacttatatagatgttataattttttttgcaattttttattttgataatttaaatttgcaatttgaatcatgctcatcctgataatgtgcgtctgcggaaaaaaaaggcgggtagacatactaggggtgggagcccatataaattgttgataatgatagtacataataactacattatctcaatttttatttattttttacttttgattaagaactatattttttcagagttaaaattgtaatcaacaataataattaattatctctaatattattttaattttatccaattttattcttattttttagttcattgtaaaatttatttaaaatcatcTCTATACCTTTCATTATTTTGTTTGTCtttcatattatttattttgccAAATATTTTTACGTATTAATATTTCTCTTCACGacaataagttacaaatatttttataaataagaaataatttactgttgatacaattatttttataaacggtaataaattataagtatttttataaa harbors:
- the LOC131630337 gene encoding probable methyltransferase PMT16; amino-acid sequence: MPSANSTSPKPFKPNKSTSFFNCKKTNLYSLLALLCIISYLLGSYQNNTTTTTTTTKVTKPQCLQKNPTKNQNQNQKTTNLDFFPHHNLSDPISSSTTSSTSSNHYPSCTPSLTDYTPCEDRARSLKHTRDRMIYRERHCPKKNEILKCRVPAPKGYKNPFPWPTSRDMAWYANVPYRHLTVEKAVQNWIRFDGDRFRFPGGGTMFPDGADKYIDDIGKLINLKDGSVRTAVDTGCGVASWGAYLLSRDILTVSIAPRDTHEAQVQFALERGVPAIIGVLASKRLPFPSRAFDMAHCSRCLIPWPEYDGLYLNEIDRILRPGGYWILSGPPIRWKKYWKGWERTKEDLNDEQTKIENVAKSLCWNKLVEKDDIAIWQKPKNHFDCTQNRPFCQEDNNPDKAWYTNMQTCLNPLPEVSNKEETSRGALNNWPQRLKSTPPRISKGTIKSVTPQTFSKDNQLWNKRVSYYKKVNNQLGKAGRYRNLLDMNAYLGGFAASLVKYPVWVMNVVPIQAKVDTLGAVYERGLIGLYHNWCEAMSTYPRTYDLIHADSVFSLYNDRCELEDILLEMDRILRPEGSIIIRDDVDILVKVKSIINGLDWESQIVDHEDGPLEREKLLFAVKKYWTSSVSNDDSS